CGTATTAACCCTACAACCACTTAGTTATAGGGAGGTTACGGGTACCGTGGGCTCCCCAATACCTGATGTGGAGGTTAAGATAGTGGACCCCAGGAACCCAGGGAGGGAATTAGGCGTTGGTGAGGTTGGTGAGCTGATGGTCAAGGCGCCCTGGGTCATGAAGGGGTACTCAGACCCTGAGGACACGAGGAGGGCCTTTTACAATGGTTGGTTATTAACTGGGGATTTAATGGTTATGGATGAGAGGGGCCTGCTGTACTTTAGGGGTGTTAAGAAGAGGATGATTAAGTACAAAGGCTACCCCATATTCCCAAGGGATCTCGAGGTAATACTAATGAAGCACCCAGCGGTTAAGGAGGTTTACGTGACCGGGGAGCAGGCTGAGAATCCGAGTATAGGGCAGATACCGGTGGCTTACGTGGTTCTTAAGGAGGAGTACAGGGGTAAGGTGAGCGAGGGAGAGCTCATGGACTTCGTAAACTCCAGGGTGGCCTTTTATAAGAAGCTTAGGAAGGTTTACTTCGTGGATAAATTACCAACATAACCCAGAACCATTTAAACATTCCTCAGTAACCCATCACTTCAACTGAACACCCATACTCTCAAGGACGCTCTTAAGCATATTCCTAACCTCATTAACATCCACAGGCACTATGTTACCCCTGGATGTTGTGAAATAGAACCAATTCAATGAATGGGCAATACCCCTCATCCTCTTGATCCTCATTCTACGGATTGGTATCCCCAGGTTTGCCATATTCTCATCAAACTCCATCTCAATAACACCATCGAACACATACTCAAGATTACTCATTAAATTACTCACATCCTCAGTGGTTGTGTGGGCTACAGTTAATGTTAATAAGCCGTATCTCCTCGAGAGGGCCTTCAACTGTTTCAGCAATATTAATAATGCCCTGGGTTCAACATTCACTATTAAGTCGTTCAGGGAGTCTACCACTAACACCTTTATACTCCTCCCCTGAACCGCATTATTGATTTTACCAATGAATTGGGAGGGCTCTAGGTCCGTGATGTAATCGACTATGTTGGGGTTCTTGACCCTATACCTATCGCTTAGGTTGAAGCCATCTATTATAAAGACATTGTTGGTTCCCAGGTCCTCCATAATGGCCGCTGGGTCATCATCAAATGCCACGTAGAGTACCGAGTCGCCCCTCTGGATGGCGCTCTTAGCTATTATCTTTACCAGGAGTGTCTTGCCCATGCCAATATCCCCGTTAATCAATACCAGGTATCCATAGGGTAATCCCGTGGGTAGTATTTCATTGAGTACTTCGCATTTTAGGAACTCCATGATTAATAATGGGTTAAAGTCAGTAATAAGTATTACCTCTAATTATGATTATGTTTGAGGTTATGTGTGGTTAGGGCACCTCTATATTTGCATGTCTCTGCCTAAGTTCGCTCTCAGTCTTGTTAAGCCTGTGCATCAACTCGGCTATTACGGAGTCTAGGAGGACCATAGTCGTGTCCTCAAATAATGTGCCCAGCGGTGCTAGTGGTTCGTGAAGCCCCAGTATCTGCCTCGCGAAGTAATCATCCATGCGGGCCACCTTGGTCCTACCAGGTACCTGAACAACGAGATCCGCGTACTTAGCCAGTGGCGAGTCCCTGTAACTGGTTATTGCCACAACCTTAGCATTCATCTTCTTAGCGGCCTCGGCAGCCGTGACCACCATGCTCGTGGTTCCACTACCCGAAATCGCCACTAATAAGTCTCCCACTGTTACGCTGGGCGTTATGGTTTCTCCGAGAACATACGATTTGAATCCCAGGTGCATGAGCCTCATGGCAAAGGCCCTGCCCACAAGCCCAGACCTACCCACGCCAACGACCAGGACCTTCTTATCGGATCTATATGCATTCACAAGCTCATTAATAAAGAGGCCCACCTCCTCAAGGCTAATGACATTCAGAGCATTCAGGATATAGTTGCTTATTTCCAGGTACGCACTTTTGAAGTATTTTAGGTTCTCCACAGGTTAACTGGTGGAATGCAATATTTTAATAAATTATGCCCCAGGGGCATCACGGTATTATTTAATCAATTAATGGAAGAATCCGGTACTCCATGTGTATATACGTTAAGTTACGAGGGGGATATGCTTATATATGGGGTTTCCACGCTACTTAAAAAACGACCTCTATTGGGGAAAATGATCACCCCAACCATACCCAGGTATGGGGAGGAGAGGGATAAAAACGACGCACTGGTGTATGGTATCCACGTATATGGCAACCTATACGACTGCGACCCACAGTTACTTAAGGATGAACTCTACCTAACGAGGATAGCCAAGGAGGCTGCGGAGATGGCTGGGGCTTACGTAGTATCCACATTTTATTACAAGTTTGGCATAAATGGTGGGGTGTCCGTGGTTGTGATAGTGGCTGAGAGCCACATATCAATACACACATGGCCAGAGCACCGGTACGCGACGGTAGACGTCTACACCTGCGGCTCCCATACAAAACCAACCACCGCCTTCGAGTACATTGCTAAAAGTCTAGGTGCCAAGAGGGTTGATGTTTTCATATCAGATAGGTCATTATACGGTAACCCACAGGGTGATGGTGTGAAAAGTTGACTAAGCGCATACTTATATTCTCCCTTAAAAATACTCCTTGTTTTTCCATTTCTAGATTAATTCCCTCGTCACGTAGGTGCTCACCAACTTATACGGTACACTTCTACCCTGCACCAAAACCAGCGCCTTGAAGGGCCCCGTGGTTAGCCATACCAAATCATCACTCGTAATGCCACTTATTGTGGATGCAACATGCGAGGAGAATTGGGCATTGCCGCTGAGTATTATTAACGTGCCCATATTCTCCATAATACCAGCCGTTAATGCGTTAAATGGTGGCTGTGCAAGAATGAACATGCTCACACCAAATTTCCTGATCTCCCTAACAATATCCTCGAGGGGGTTTGCAACCCCGAGTGCGCTTAATTCCTCAGACATGCCCAGCACGTGGTGTGCCTCATCAATTATTACCAGGTACCTCAGTTGGCAGGGTGGTTGCTTGCACTCCATCTTTGCCCTGATTAGTAATGTGGAGAGTATTAGGGTTGTTATGAACCTAACAACCTCCTTACTATGAACATTACTTAAATCCACCACATAATCGCCATTAAGTAAATCAGCTACGCTCATTAATTCACCATCTCTGTAATACTCAATTAGGGGTGATAATACATTGTAAAGGTTGTAATACGCCTCCCTAAGTATTAAATCGCCCGATGATATTGAGTTAAGAACCTTAATCAGATCATTGACACTACGCACGTTATTCGTCAGGGCCATCTTAATCAATGCACCCTCAGTACCCAATGCAAGGAGTGGGTTCATGAAGGATACCGCGGTTATCAGGGACCAGGAATCCATGTGCGCCGGTTTTAAACGACCCATGTCTATGGACTTAATATTTAGGATGCGTTTCAACCTGGTGGTGTGCCCGTGCGGGTCTATTATTATTACGTGGATTCTATCGCCGAGGGTGGTCTTTACCTGCTTAACGATGCTCATTGCCAGTGTGGTCTTACCGGAGCCTGTGGGGCCTAGGATGGCCACGTGGGGGCTTATGTTTGTTGGGTTCCAATAGACGTAGTTTCCCTCTAAGTCCTTACCTATTATTGCAAGCCCACGTTCATTATTGGTTAGCGGCATTAGGTGAGGGGTTAGGACAACCAGGTCCAATTCCAGTGAGGGTATTCCCGAACCTCCGTGGAGCAGGTCCATTATTGAGTACGTGGTGTAGAGTTTTCCCCACTTCATGAATCCCTCAATCTTCGCAGTACTTAGTATTGTTGCGGAGTAGATTTCCTCGCCCATGTTCATGCGCTTCAGGGTGTTCTCAATCCTCTTATAACCAATGAAGTACTTAATGTGCTTGAGCAGTAGGAATCTACCGTAGTCCCTAGTGGCCCTGGTCTCAAATACGTTCCTAAGTTCATTATCGGGCCTCAGCATGACCAATACATTAACGTTCTCCAGCCCCCTCCTCATAACCCTATAGTTTGATTGTATGAGTTCCGTGGTGACTAGGTTAGTGAGCGTGGGGTCGCCCTTGGCCCTGTAGGTGTAATCCATGGATACTAGGTATTTATTGCGGGGCCAATCCATTAATGCGTACACCAGGGCTGTCAATAGTAATGCGCCTAGTATGATTGCCCTAGCCATGATCATCAGCATTACTAGTAATGCCACAAAAGCCATGTTAATGCTCAACCCCCTCCTCCTAATCCTCAGCCTCAGGTGTTTAGCCAGCTCAAACCCATCAATCCCCCTTAACGAAAGCCCCAACTTACTGGCTTCCTTAATCACATCATCACCCCCATCCCTGGTTACGATTATGTACCTGCCCTGATCAATCACTAGTATGGATTTGCTCATGGATAGTAGTCGTAGGAAGGATCTACCTCTGATAATGGTCTCCTGAAATTGCGAGTCGGGGCTTAATTGCGTGTTCTCTATCATGAAGCCCCTGAGCTTATGATTATTAATCTCGATACCCCCCCAGGCCTATGGAGGCCTTGCTCACGGCCTCGCCATCGTTTATGAATATCCTCAACGACCTGAGGTTCCTTATGAAGTCGTTTATTAGGATTAGTGGTACCACGGTGTTCACTATGACTAGGTATGCTGTGTGGTTCCAAAGGAAGGTTGCTATGGAGATTGCCACTGCCATGAGTAGCTTAGTGTTCACTCATCATCACCCTGCTCAGTATCTTCATGTAATTAACATCTCTAACCGCCGCCATCTCTATGAGCTCCCTGGGTGTATACCCCTCCCTCAATCCCTCATCAATGACGTGGGGAATTATTATTGGGTTGGCAGCCCTGCCATAGTACCTGGCCAACTCCCTGATCTTATCCTCATCACCCACCTCAAGCATCTTCCTGATTAATTTCCTTGTGAATTCATGAACAGTGGGGGGTAGCGGTGTGGTCATGCTCATGTCTATGTATGCCCTGACCGTGAATGACCTATTATGGTAGTAAAACTCGAGCACGTCAAGGTTCAGTAGGTTCTCTGGTTCCTTATTAACCAGTCTACTCGCCTCAATGGCTGAGGAACCGCTTAACCTAAATACTGCGTATTGTGGGGCCACGTCCAGTACGTTTCGCTTAATATCCAATGGGTTTTGGGTTATGAGTATTAGCACGGTCCCGCTATGCCTACCCTCCCTGAGTATCTGCTCTACTATGGTTTCGCCAACGACACCCCTATTCACTATCCTGTGCGCCTCATCAATAACTATCAATGCGTTGTTTAGTAATTCCCTGTGTATTTCGAGGAATGATTGTATGAAGAGTATGGATGCTGTTTGTGATATTTCAAAGAGTGGTGACATGTTTATAACGAGGAACCTGGACCTGAGGGCTTGACCGCTTAACCTACTACCCATTAGGGCTGAGAATAGGAGCTTCCTAATCCTCCTCTTAACGGCCATTATCGCATTGAGGTAGTCAATACGCTTGTACAGTTCACTCATTAGGTCCAGGTTTCTTAGTAGGTCAAGTAGTGTGGCTTCATTGTTCAATCCCTCAAGGGCCTTCTCAAGGACCTCGAGCTGTATGAATGTTAAATTACCCGTCTCCTCACCGTACATGTAGGCCACGGCCTGCACGGCGCTGGCTATGACCTCACTAGCCCTATGGCTTGGCAGGATTAGTGGGTTTACGCTAATGTCAATGCCGGGTATTGCCACGTAACCCTTACCAATGGCCATCACGGAGTACTCCCCAGTCATGTCGAAGACAAGGACCCTGTTGAATAATCCACGGTTTAATGCGTGGTTTATTAGGATCTTTGCCAGGGTTGATTTGCCCGAGCCCGTTGACCCAAGGATTATTAGGTGTGTGTTTAGGTCTATGTCTATTGGGTAGAATAGCGTCGAGACCATACCCCCTGGGGCAGGCGCCCTTGGTAACTCACTACCCAGCACACCCACTAGACCTGCATCATTAAGTTCATCCTCGCAATTAAGGAATTCATCGATATTAAGCCCTGAGCCACGTGTGTACATTGTGTATTTAATTTCGTTACCCCGTCTGCACAGGGTCACTGCATTGATGGGTTTACCACGTGTATTGATCCCCAACGTATTGATGCTGACCCTGGTGTACATCCTTACTGAGTTCTCCACCACCTGCCTAGTAACATCACTGGGTAATGGTTCCAGGTATTTGCTGAATGACCTTATTAATCTACTAAGCCTCGCCTCATAAAATCTCTTTAGGATTACACGTCCCACAGTGTGTATTAGTACGAGGCCTACCTCATCATTTATAATGGTGGCCCTCAAGCCATTGCCTATGGACTCGATTATGCCCAGGGCATTAATGTTATCTACCACCCTGAAGCCCACCATTAACTTACCATTAATCTCCAGGTAACTCGACCTCGAGTGAGACATCCACCTCCACCCAACCTTCATAGTCATTGGTCATTGGATAACTGTGGATGCCCTGCATGCTCATAACTGGCCTCTTCCTGGTGAGCCAGGGGAGTAGCTTGGCTATCTTCATAGAGTTTGTGACGGTTTGTGGGACTTAAGTATTGATTCTCGAGGAATCCCCGCTGCACCGGGTTTGGTGTTTCCAGGATTATTACCTAATGACCATGTTCCTCCTCAACTTGAGGAGGCACCTGGGGCAGAAGCCTGGTCCCTTTGTGTCTGTGTCGTGCACGGTATTGCTAAAGTGCATGACACAGGTTGGGTCTAGGCAGTGATCCAGTCCAAAGGTGTGCCCCAACTCGTGTAGTATTTCCTTAAGTACCCTACTGTGGAATAAACTCACGTCATTGGTCACTAACCTCTGTGTGAAGATGATTGCCAATTTACCGTTCATCCTGGCCACCCCGAATACGAAGTTCATACCCTCAACGTACCCATCACCATCAATCACAAGCACAATCCTATCATAATCGCCGTAGTCCCTAACCCTGGGCTCCAGGTAATCAAGTAACTCATCAGCCTTCACCTGCCCCCTACGTGGATCCCTAAACTGGGACTTGAGCCCCTCGAAATCCGTCTTCCTAACCTCAACCTGCGGTACACCATCAAGGTACTTACTCACAAGGCCCGTGATCTCAGGGGGTAGGTCAATCTCCGTTAGTATGAGTATCCTAAGCACCACGCCTGGTGCCTGCTCTGCGAGGTATTAAACATTACCATTATTCAGGATGGGCGCAAGTTCCTCATTGAATCAGTCACGCTCGTGCATCATCACCAATAATTAATGCAGGACCCTGGGTTTAAAAATCAATACCCACCGTATCATCACAATGCCGTAACTACAAAGCGCCACCAGGATGGTCTAACCCCACCTGGGGGCGATTAGGGTTACCGTGGGCATTAGCCATTGCTGATTCAATCCCACCTCATGGTTGTTTACTGAGCAGTTTTAGGGCCTTAACCGCCTCACTAACCACCTTACCAACCACTATAACTGATGGGTTCTCTGCAGTGACCGCTCCCTGTGCCAGCTCCCCGAGGTTTGTTATTGTTAGTTTTGGGTTCTCCATGTATGCCCTGGTCACTATGGCCACTGGGGTCTCCCTGTCTAGCCCTCCATCTATTAATTCCGAGGCTATCTCCCTAATTCGAGATGCCCCCATGAGTATTACTATCGTGTCCACGGCGTTGGCAAGCCTCCTGAAGTCCACGAACCTCCTCCCCTTCCTGGGGTCCTCGGTCCCCGTGACTATGGCCACGGAGCTAGCCACCCCACGGAGTACGGGCGGTATTAGGAATGCCTCGGGCGCGGCTATGGCTGATGTAACCCCTGGTATGACCTCGCAGGGAATTCCCTCACTAAGCACTGCGAGGCACTCCTCAAAGCCCCTACCAAAGAGGAATGGGTCTCCACCGTGTAGCCTAACCACCCTCTTCCCCTCCCTAGCCCTCTCTATCATCAGCCTTATTATTTCCTCCTCCTCCATGGTGTGCCTCCCTGGCTCCTTACCCGCAAATACAAGCTCAGCGCCATTCCTGGCGTGGCTTAGTATGTTCATGGGTATTAACCTATCGTAAATTATGACGTCGCTCTCCTCAATAGCCCTTAAGCATTTAATGGTGACCAAGTTCTCATCCCCTGGTCCTGTCCCTGCTATTACCACGCTACCTACCATTTCACATTATGACCAGGCCTAGGCTTATTAAGGCAATTATTATATATTATATGTGATGGGCGACCTCATACTAATACACATAAGGCATGTGCTACTAAGAAAACTCCACGAAAAAGACTCAGTAGTCTCTTGCGTAACGGGAATCTTTGGCCTCGCAATCCACGTCCTCAGTAAGCAATAAAATAAAGGTCCTCATGTTGCCTGTGTAGCTTCTCTAGGGTTAGCTGGTTAGGTCCTCTATCGTCCATGGGTCGTTTTTCTCCAGTGCTATGTGACTTTCCATTCTACTTGTTCTTGTTTTGGTTTTAGGGGTACTGCCTCATTTAGAGTCTCCTGGCCCTACGAACTGGCGTGGGTTTTAAGCTCACGTCCCTAGGCCGCCATACCCAATCCTCTACCCTACAAGAAAGGACCTGTGTGGTATGGGCTAGGGGTTCTCTCGGTGATTCCCATCTGTCTCTGCCCTGCTTTGCTTATTAGGTTACTGACCATCCACCATCAATTATTATTAATGCCCCAGTTATGTAGCTTGCCTCATCCGATGCCAAGTAGGCTACTGCAGAAGCTATATCTTCAGGTGTACCTAGCCTACCCATTGGTATTATATTAATCATCATTTTAACTTGTTCCTCAGAACCAGCTGCTGCAGCACCCGGCGTACTTATGGCTCCTGGCGCTATTGCATTAACAGTTATACCGTAGCGGGCTAGCTCTAATGCTAATGCCCTAGTGAAACCAACTATGCCTGCCTTTGATGCACTGTAGTGAGTGAGGCCCGCGAAGCCCATTACTGCACCAGCTAGTGAGGCAATATTGATTATTCTACCACTCTTCTGCTTAACCATGTAAGGCACCACTGCCCTAGTGACGTTGAAGACGCCGTTTAAGTTAACGTTAATTACCTTGTACCAGTCCTCAAATGTCATTTCTAGGAATGGTTTAAATGGATAGATTCCGGCGTTATTAACTAGGATGTCAATGTGCCCATACTTATTGAAAACGGTCTTAGCAACCTCCTCAGCCATTTTCCCATCGGTGACGTCCAGTCTTAATGCCATTCCCTCTCCACCTATTTTCTTAATCTCCTCAGCGGTCTCATTCTCCTTACCCGTAATGTCAGTGGCAACTACTATAGCCCCCTCCTTAGCTAACCTTAAGGCTATTGCCTTACCTATCCCCTGTCCTGCGCCTGTAACTATAGCTACCTTATTATTTAAACGTGTCATATGTCAACTGATAATTAATGCTTTTTAAACTTTACCTCTAAATAAGGTACCGCGTCATCCTCTGTCGTCATCCTCTGTGTATGTATATTTTATAAATAACTTATGGAACTTAATTACCTAAGAAGTCTAAGTATATTTCATGAGATGATAGGTGACATGGAAATAGACCCGGTGTGGTAATGCATGGTGTTGTTAATGAACCAATAGTATTACTGATGAGGCTAGGGGTATTCCTAAGTAGGTTAATGGATCATGCCAAGTTAATTGGCCACGCTAGACCAGGTAATATACGCTTCAGTAAGGCACCTTAATTATGAGGTACTCGGTCTCGGTAATGCGGTGGTGTTAGGCATTTACTGCAGGTGATATATTAAAGCTGGTGTGTGAGACCTGTGGAGTACATGGTCAAGCACCTACCCAAGGTCTGGATCAGGGACTCCTGGTTTTGTCTGTGGTATACAGGGGCATATTTATTAAAGCAGTTTATCATGATAGCCGTGTCTGAGGAGACATGCCTAATTACTAGGTTCATGTTCTCGGCGGCGCACAGGGTTAGGTTTAGTCCTGTCTATGGTAATCTCCATGGGCATAATTACGACGTGACAATAAAAGTGTGCGTGGAGGGTAGGAGGGACCTAGTCCTTGATATAGACGTGCTAAGGTCTAGGCTGCAGCCCGTGATAAGCTCCATGGAGGGTAAGTACCTCAAGGCCCCTGGTGAGGCGGCTCAGGGGTTAGCCCAGGGCGAGTTTGTGGAGGTTCCCTGCTTTAGTAATGGCGTCACATCAGAATGCCTTGCCTGGTACCTCCTGGACAGGGCCCTGGGCATTGTGGAGAGTGTGGGCGTGAAGCCCCTGGGCGTTTACGTGACTGTTTGTGATTCACCCATTAACTGCTTCGAGGCCAGACTCAAATCCTCCTGATAGTGTTGGCGAGGCTCTCGCTTGTTAATTCACTTATGCTAATGGTCTCCAGTTGGTCCCTGATCACTGGGTTATCACCACCCACTAATATGGCCTTCACGGATCTAAACACGGAACGCGCCTTACTGAGTACCTCGGGGTCTACGTTATCATCCTCCCCATCGGTTATGATGACCAACTTATAATCCTTAAGCGACCTCTTCTCCGTAGCGTCCTGTATCGCCGCCCTCACCGCGTTAGTTATGTCCGTGCCCCCCAGGGGTATTAGTGAGAGTAGTACCTTAATTATGCCCTTCTTATCAGTCAATGCTGGGTATACCTGCTGGTCGAAGAACCTAACCACCAATTCGCCGCCCTTCATGGCCAGTATTATGGCGAGTGCCGTGGCCCAGGTTATCTTACTAACCGCGCCCACCTCGAATATGTTAGTGTTTACTGCGTAGAACATGGACCCACTCTTATCAATGAGCATGTACAGCCTGGGCTTCCTCTGCGCCTTCCTCTCCTTAACCAGTACGTCGCCAATGGCCAGTTTGTATGCGAAGAGTGGTTTTGCGAATTTCATGAGCATCCTCTCGCTGGGTATCATGTCCTTGAGCTCCGAGGCCCTGGTCATCCTCTTAACACCACCTATTGTGCCCGCCCTCTCTGTGTCCACATCCTCTGTTACATCCACCGTGTACTGGGTATCCACTATGAGCTTGATTAGGGAGTTTAGCATGGATATTAACCTAAGCCTGTACGGGTCTATGTCTGTGCTGAGTAGTATATCTGCTATCTCGTGGCCCACGGACTCCCCGAACAACGCCTTAACCTTATTCACCGTCTCACTAACCCTCTTCATACTCCCTATGTAGAAGTTTATTAGGGACCTAATCTC
This is a stretch of genomic DNA from Vulcanisaeta thermophila. It encodes these proteins:
- a CDS encoding SDR family NAD(P)-dependent oxidoreductase, whose amino-acid sequence is MTRLNNKVAIVTGAGQGIGKAIALRLAKEGAIVVATDITGKENETAEEIKKIGGEGMALRLDVTDGKMAEEVAKTVFNKYGHIDILVNNAGIYPFKPFLEMTFEDWYKVINVNLNGVFNVTRAVVPYMVKQKSGRIINIASLAGAVMGFAGLTHYSASKAGIVGFTRALALELARYGITVNAIAPGAISTPGAAAAGSEEQVKMMINIIPMGRLGTPEDIASAVAYLASDEASYITGALIIIDGGWSVT
- a CDS encoding ATP-binding protein — translated: MSHSRSSYLEINGKLMVGFRVVDNINALGIIESIGNGLRATIINDEVGLVLIHTVGRVILKRFYEARLSRLIRSFSKYLEPLPSDVTRQVVENSVRMYTRVSINTLGINTRGKPINAVTLCRRGNEIKYTMYTRGSGLNIDEFLNCEDELNDAGLVGVLGSELPRAPAPGGMVSTLFYPIDIDLNTHLIILGSTGSGKSTLAKILINHALNRGLFNRVLVFDMTGEYSVMAIGKGYVAIPGIDISVNPLILPSHRASEVIASAVQAVAYMYGEETGNLTFIQLEVLEKALEGLNNEATLLDLLRNLDLMSELYKRIDYLNAIMAVKRRIRKLLFSALMGSRLSGQALRSRFLVINMSPLFEISQTASILFIQSFLEIHRELLNNALIVIDEAHRIVNRGVVGETIVEQILREGRHSGTVLILITQNPLDIKRNVLDVAPQYAVFRLSGSSAIEASRLVNKEPENLLNLDVLEFYYHNRSFTVRAYIDMSMTTPLPPTVHEFTRKLIRKMLEVGDEDKIRELARYYGRAANPIIIPHVIDEGLREGYTPRELIEMAAVRDVNYMKILSRVMMSEH
- the cobA gene encoding uroporphyrinogen-III C-methyltransferase; translation: MVGSVVIAGTGPGDENLVTIKCLRAIEESDVIIYDRLIPMNILSHARNGAELVFAGKEPGRHTMEEEEIIRLMIERAREGKRVVRLHGGDPFLFGRGFEECLAVLSEGIPCEVIPGVTSAIAAPEAFLIPPVLRGVASSVAIVTGTEDPRKGRRFVDFRRLANAVDTIVILMGASRIREIASELIDGGLDRETPVAIVTRAYMENPKLTITNLGELAQGAVTAENPSVIVVGKVVSEAVKALKLLSKQP
- a CDS encoding RAD55 family ATPase; the encoded protein is MEFLKCEVLNEILPTGLPYGYLVLINGDIGMGKTLLVKIIAKSAIQRGDSVLYVAFDDDPAAIMEDLGTNNVFIIDGFNLSDRYRVKNPNIVDYITDLEPSQFIGKINNAVQGRSIKVLVVDSLNDLIVNVEPRALLILLKQLKALSRRYGLLTLTVAHTTTEDVSNLMSNLEYVFDGVIEMEFDENMANLGIPIRRMRIKRMRGIAHSLNWFYFTTSRGNIVPVDVNEVRNMLKSVLESMGVQLK
- the speD gene encoding adenosylmethionine decarboxylase; the encoded protein is MITPTIPRYGEERDKNDALVYGIHVYGNLYDCDPQLLKDELYLTRIAKEAAEMAGAYVVSTFYYKFGINGGVSVVVIVAESHISIHTWPEHRYATVDVYTCGSHTKPTTAFEYIAKSLGAKRVDVFISDRSLYGNPQGDGVKS
- a CDS encoding vWA domain-containing protein, whose protein sequence is MPGVLANVDYEEPLTRFRVREILIEARKHSVTYVEKMKSEILADSFYVHYRQPIMKAAGQDEDIQDRVWRFVVSTYIRSDAYNEVSRVTRLNGKLSRVMALKLLKIYNSIMSKMERNEAFRQMVESSMSQDDKSARESRMALEREIRSLINFYIGSMKRVSETVNKVKALFGESVGHEIADILLSTDIDPYRLRLISMLNSLIKLIVDTQYTVDVTEDVDTERAGTIGGVKRMTRASELKDMIPSERMLMKFAKPLFAYKLAIGDVLVKERKAQRKPRLYMLIDKSGSMFYAVNTNIFEVGAVSKITWATALAIILAMKGGELVVRFFDQQVYPALTDKKGIIKVLLSLIPLGGTDITNAVRAAIQDATEKRSLKDYKLVIITDGEDDNVDPEVLSKARSVFRSVKAILVGGDNPVIRDQLETISISELTSESLANTIRRI
- the hxlB gene encoding 6-phospho-3-hexuloisomerase, with protein sequence MENLKYFKSAYLEISNYILNALNVISLEEVGLFINELVNAYRSDKKVLVVGVGRSGLVGRAFAMRLMHLGFKSYVLGETITPSVTVGDLLVAISGSGTTSMVVTAAEAAKKMNAKVVAITSYRDSPLAKYADLVVQVPGRTKVARMDDYFARQILGLHEPLAPLGTLFEDTTMVLLDSVIAELMHRLNKTESELRQRHANIEVP
- a CDS encoding archaemetzincin family Zn-dependent metalloprotease, producing MLRILILTEIDLPPEITGLVSKYLDGVPQVEVRKTDFEGLKSQFRDPRRGQVKADELLDYLEPRVRDYGDYDRIVLVIDGDGYVEGMNFVFGVARMNGKLAIIFTQRLVTNDVSLFHSRVLKEILHELGHTFGLDHCLDPTCVMHFSNTVHDTDTKGPGFCPRCLLKLRRNMVIR
- a CDS encoding ATP-binding protein; translated protein: MIENTQLSPDSQFQETIIRGRSFLRLLSMSKSILVIDQGRYIIVTRDGGDDVIKEASKLGLSLRGIDGFELAKHLRLRIRRRGLSINMAFVALLVMLMIMARAIILGALLLTALVYALMDWPRNKYLVSMDYTYRAKGDPTLTNLVTTELIQSNYRVMRRGLENVNVLVMLRPDNELRNVFETRATRDYGRFLLLKHIKYFIGYKRIENTLKRMNMGEEIYSATILSTAKIEGFMKWGKLYTTYSIMDLLHGGSGIPSLELDLVVLTPHLMPLTNNERGLAIIGKDLEGNYVYWNPTNISPHVAILGPTGSGKTTLAMSIVKQVKTTLGDRIHVIIIDPHGHTTRLKRILNIKSIDMGRLKPAHMDSWSLITAVSFMNPLLALGTEGALIKMALTNNVRSVNDLIKVLNSISSGDLILREAYYNLYNVLSPLIEYYRDGELMSVADLLNGDYVVDLSNVHSKEVVRFITTLILSTLLIRAKMECKQPPCQLRYLVIIDEAHHVLGMSEELSALGVANPLEDIVREIRKFGVSMFILAQPPFNALTAGIMENMGTLIILSGNAQFSSHVASTISGITSDDLVWLTTGPFKALVLVQGRSVPYKLVSTYVTRELI
- a CDS encoding 6-pyruvoyl trahydropterin synthase family protein, with product MRPVEYMVKHLPKVWIRDSWFCLWYTGAYLLKQFIMIAVSEETCLITRFMFSAAHRVRFSPVYGNLHGHNYDVTIKVCVEGRRDLVLDIDVLRSRLQPVISSMEGKYLKAPGEAAQGLAQGEFVEVPCFSNGVTSECLAWYLLDRALGIVESVGVKPLGVYVTVCDSPINCFEARLKSS